Below is a window of Synergistaceae bacterium DNA.
CGCGACACTGGCAGTGTCGAGGTGGGGAGTTCGAGTCTCCCATGCTCCACATAGGAGACTGCGGTTCTTAACGTAAAATTTTGTGCCGCGTTCATATAGCAAATATATTTTATTAATGCTAATATTACGTAAATCCATAAAAATTTTATATATTTTCAGGAGGGCGTTAACGAATGGCAATAAGTCTATACAAGGGTCAAAAAGTTGACTTAACAAAGGGGAATCCGGGACTCTCCCGCTTGCTTGTCGGACTCGGCTGGGACACTAATAAATATAAAGGCGGGGCAGATTTTGATCTTGACGCGGCGGCATTTCTGCTCGGTTCGGACGGTAAAGTTACGAATGATATGGATTTCGTGTTCTATAATAATTTAAAGCACTATTCAGGAGCTGTGACTCATACGGGCGACAATTTAACAGGAGAAGGAGAAGGCGACGACGAAGTTATAAAAGTTGACCTCTCAAGAGTCCCCCCTATTATCAGCAAGATTACTTTTACAGTTACTATTCACGAGGCAGAACAGAGAAGACAGAATTTCGGCCAAGTTTCTAATGCTTATATTCACATTTTAGACGAGGCAAATAATAAAGAGTTAATACGCTATGATTTAGGAGAAGATTTCTCGGTTGAGACTGCTGTTGTTGTCGGTGAGATTTTCAGGAGCGGCTCAGACTGGAAATTTAACGCAATAGGTTCAGGCTATAAAGGCGGCTTGCGTGCTTTGTGCTTAGATTTCGGAGTAAACGTCTAAATGGATATACAAAGGGGATTCAGGGATAAGCTCGAAAAATATTTAAATCCTGCTAATATTTTTGATGTAGATATGAGCATATCGGGCGGCTCTGTCTATGATTTTTCCTGCTTCGGTGTTGACTCAAATAATAAGCTTTCTGATGATAGATACATGATATTCTATAATCAAAAGAGTTCGCCGAACAACGAGATAAAATATTCGTCTTACAATAACGGCGCAAAATTCAGCGTAAATCTTTCAAATCTGCCTGAGTCAATAAATAAACTTGTTTTCACGGCAAATATAGACGGCACCGGCACAATGAACGAAATAAAATCACACTCATTAATTATTAATTACCGCAATGAGCCCGTATTAATATGACTCTCACCGGCCAAGACTTTAATAATGAGCGCGCAATAATATCAATAGAAATTTACAGGAAAGACGGCTGGAGAATTGCAGCAATTGCTAACGGTTTTAACGGCGGATTAGGCGATTTATTAAAATTTTACGGCGGTCAAGAGATAAAATCAGAAAGTAAAGCACCTGAAGCACCCCGCAAACCCGTAGAACTCCGCAAAGGCCAGAAAGTAAATCTTGAGAAGAAAACTCCCGTACTGGGCGAAATCTCCATAAATCTTAACTGGCATCAAGGCACAAAATCGGGCGGCTTGTTTTCCATGTTTTCGTCAAAGTCTGAAGCTATAGATTTAGATTTAGGCTGCTTATTTGAGCTTAAAAACGGTCTAAAAGGTTCAGTTCAGGCACTGGGAGAAACTTTTGGAAGTCTTGATAATGTCCCGTATATTGCACTTGACGGCGATGACAGAACAGGAGCAAGCGAGGGCGGGGAGACTCTGAGAATCAACGGCGCAAAAATTTCACAGATAAAAAGAGTCTTGATTTACACGTTCATTTATGAAGGTATTGCTAACTGGCGCGAGGCTGATGGAGTAGTTACTGTTAAATGTCCCGGCAGTAATGATATTATCGTAAGAATGGACGAATATGACACCCGTAAAGGAATGTGCGCTATTGCAATGCTCGAAAACGTAAATAATGAAACTTTCAGCGTTGAAAAGCTCGTTAAATTCTTTGACGGCCACGTAGACATGGATAATAATTATAAGTGGGGACTCAGATGGGTTCACGGTACTAAATAAAATAATTTAATGAACACAAACGAAATTAATCAGCAAACTCTACAAGAAAAATTTGACGCTGATAAATCAAATGAATTTAATTTGTCACCCGGCGAATATCAGGGAGCTTTGAAAATTTCCCGGCCTTGTGTAATAAACGGTAACGGATCGACTCTATGGGCAAAACTCGGACCCGTCATATTAGTTAAATCGCCCGGAGTCGTTATAAAAAATTTACGCGTGGAAATCACAGAAGATGCCTCAACCCCTGAAGAGAAGACAGCAATAAAAACTATTTCGCCGGATACTAAATTAATTAATATAGAAGTCTCAGGAGATATTAAAGGCTTCCCGAACGAGCCTGACGCTTGGAATTTGCCGAGAATTATAAAATTAGGCAGTTTTGCAGCAGACAAAGCTAATTCTATAGCAGTAAATATTAACGCAGCTTCTGACTGTGAAATCGTGAATAACATCAAAGATACAAAAATTTTGCCGGAAAAACTCGCAAAAGGCAGCAATAAATTAATTATAAATATTTCAGCACTTAAAGATAACACGATTTTATACGGAAATATTTTCATTAAGACTCTAGTAACACGCAGAATTTATATCACCGGCCGATCTGTAAAGGGAGCTAAAGAATTTCATGACACGCCGGCACCTCCTGCTCCGCCTGCAAAAATTTCACCTGCATTTGAACTCGCAAAACGCGGTCAGAGATTTTCACTTGACTCGATTAAAGACGGCATAATAACAATAGAATTTACTCAAGACTCAATCAAGAAAGATTTTGACCTTGATGCATATATTTTCATGCTCAGATCAGATAATAAAGTGAGATCCGACGATGATTTAATTTTCTGGGGGAGTCAAGTTCAGAATCAAGCAATAAAGCTCGATAAGACAAAAATATTTATATCGCCCTCAAAAGTTGATCCTGAAATTGAAAAAATTTCCGTATGTTTCTCGATCTACGGCGATAACCCCGCGCAAAATTTTTCACTCTCAATCAATCCCGCAGTGAATATTTACGCGAATAATAAAAATTTTTGCAGGTTTGAATTTGACTCGCTCAATATCGAGAAATCTATAATTGCACTTGAGCTTTACAGGTATAATGGCAGCTGGAAAATTAATTTTGTCGGTGCAGGCTGGAAAAATGGATTAAAGCAGCTTTGTGAAAATTTCGGGCTGGAAGTCATGAATAATTAAAGAATTTATATTTTATATATTATATTTATGTATTGTATTATTATGAAAGGAGATTAATTTTTTATCATGTCAGACTATGTAAGAAGATTACCAGTTTATTTATTGCTTGATTGTTCGGGCTCTATGCTCGGCGCACCCATTGAGGCAGTAAAACAGGGAATCAAGACGCTTTTATCAGAACTCAAAGGAGACCCTCAAGCACTTGAGACGGCTTATTTATCAGTCATAACGTTTGAAAGCACAGCACAGCAAGTAGTACCATTGACGGAATTAATGCAATTTCAGGAGCCTAATTTGAACGCGGGCGGAATGACTGCACTTGGGGGAGCACTAAATGTATTAATGGACTGCATAAAAAACGAAGTCCGCAAATCTACAGAGAATCAAAAAGGGGACTGGCGGCCTATGGTCTTTATTATGACTGACGGCTATCCAACTGATGATAACGAATTAAACGCGGCGATATCAAAGCTTAAATCAATGAAGACTGCAAATATAATAGCTTGTTTATGCGGCGATGATGCTACACCCGATTTTTTACGGAAAATTACAGAGTGCGTCGTATGGATGAATCAAATTACTCCCGGAGCAATGGCGGCATTCTTTAAATGGGTATCAAGTTCTATCAAGATGACTTCTAGCAGCTTGAGCGCAAAACCGGGCGAAAATATACAGCTGCCTCCTCCTCCCAGCGGCTTTACGATTGTCCCATAAAAAAATAAAATTATGCCGGATTTAGTTAAAAATTTATATTTGGACTCAAAGCCTAAACAAGAGCCGGAAATAATTAAAAAAGTTTTTATCGCTATTGATAAGCCCGCAGAATCTCCCGCACCTGCTCCAAGCGCGAGTCCTGTTTTAGTTATTCCTGCTCCTAAGCCGTCAAGTGATAAAGAGAATCAAAGAATAATAAATCCTGTACTGCCAGCTCCTAAGCCTCTAAAAGATAAAGAAGTTACGGATAAGACAGCTTTATTATGGAAATATAACCCAGTCCCGGAGAATGAGCCGGAAGCTACTAAAGATTTTGTCTGCTGTACTCAAAAATTTTTAAACGGTGAATTCATTGCAGCAAGAGTCCGGGGCAAAAAGCATAAACATAACGGCACTAACTGTGATGACTGGTTCGAAATAGGCAGTGCGGGACAAATAGTTTTTGCTGCTGTATCAGACGGGGCAGGCTCTAAGAGATTATCAAGAATAGGCGCAAAATATTCGTGTCAATCAGCTGTCTATAACATGAGACAAGAATTTAATAAATTGCATCTTAGCGCAAATCCGCCGTTATTAGACTCGTCATCGCCTGACTTCTCGGAACTCGCAAAAAATGAATACGGAAAATTTATTGATATAGTAAAAAACTCTGTGAAAGCTGCGAATCAATCCGTAAAATTTCACGCTCAATCATGCGCGGCTGATCCTGATTACTGCGATTTGCTTGGCCGTGAACCTGAGCTAAAAGATTTCTCGGCTACTTTGCTTGTTGCTGCATTTATTCCATTAGGTGATGACGGTGCTGATAAACTTGTCATAACTTGTCAAATAGGCGACGGAATGATGGCACTTCTCAAGACTTCCGGCGAATATGATAAATCACTGCGCTTAATGGGAGATCCCGACACCGGCGAATTTTCCGGAGAAACAGATTTCTTGACTTCATTGACTGATGACATGTTAGACCGTAAAACAAAAATTGCTTTTTCCGACGCTGATTTATTTTTCATGATGTCCGACGGAGTTGCAGATGACTACTTCCCGAATAATCCTGAGATAATAAGGCTGTATTATGATTTGATTCTTAACAGCGTTCTCGACGGCGTGAAAATTACTGAGATGCCTTTAACTGCCGATGAAATCAATATAGCGAGAAAATTATTATATGAGCCGAATTTGACGGATTCTGATTCACAAAAATTAAACGCGCTGAGAAGTGATTACGAGAAAAAGCACCGCCCTGAAAAAATGTTGAAGAGCCTAGCAATATCATATCCTGCATTAACAGCAAATAATCAGAATCAAAGCGTGAAAATCCCTATTCAATATACAAATCGAATTTGTGAAGGTCTAAGCGCAATGCAAAAACGCAAAGTAACTATTAAAGATTTATGGAGCGTCAAAGATAGAGAGATTTTATCCCGAATCAGAAATAACCCGGATCCGAATTTA
It encodes the following:
- a CDS encoding TerD family protein, which encodes MTLTGQDFNNERAIISIEIYRKDGWRIAAIANGFNGGLGDLLKFYGGQEIKSESKAPEAPRKPVELRKGQKVNLEKKTPVLGEISINLNWHQGTKSGGLFSMFSSKSEAIDLDLGCLFELKNGLKGSVQALGETFGSLDNVPYIALDGDDRTGASEGGETLRINGAKISQIKRVLIYTFIYEGIANWREADGVVTVKCPGSNDIIVRMDEYDTRKGMCAIAMLENVNNETFSVEKLVKFFDGHVDMDNNYKWGLRWVHGTK
- a CDS encoding TerD family protein, with translation MAISLYKGQKVDLTKGNPGLSRLLVGLGWDTNKYKGGADFDLDAAAFLLGSDGKVTNDMDFVFYNNLKHYSGAVTHTGDNLTGEGEGDDEVIKVDLSRVPPIISKITFTVTIHEAEQRRQNFGQVSNAYIHILDEANNKELIRYDLGEDFSVETAVVVGEIFRSGSDWKFNAIGSGYKGGLRALCLDFGVNV
- a CDS encoding protein phosphatase 2C domain-containing protein, which translates into the protein MPDLVKNLYLDSKPKQEPEIIKKVFIAIDKPAESPAPAPSASPVLVIPAPKPSSDKENQRIINPVLPAPKPLKDKEVTDKTALLWKYNPVPENEPEATKDFVCCTQKFLNGEFIAARVRGKKHKHNGTNCDDWFEIGSAGQIVFAAVSDGAGSKRLSRIGAKYSCQSAVYNMRQEFNKLHLSANPPLLDSSSPDFSELAKNEYGKFIDIVKNSVKAANQSVKFHAQSCAADPDYCDLLGREPELKDFSATLLVAAFIPLGDDGADKLVITCQIGDGMMALLKTSGEYDKSLRLMGDPDTGEFSGETDFLTSLTDDMLDRKTKIAFSDADLFFMMSDGVADDYFPNNPEIIRLYYDLILNSVLDGVKITEMPLTADEINIARKLLYEPNLTDSDSQKLNALRSDYEKKHRPEKMLKSLAISYPALTANNQNQSVKIPIQYTNRICEGLSAMQKRKVTIKDLWSVKDREILSRIRNNPDPNLTEKEKILALWLDNYTVRSSADDRTLVIIKFSNGEIKS
- a CDS encoding TerD family protein, whose translation is MDIQRGFRDKLEKYLNPANIFDVDMSISGGSVYDFSCFGVDSNNKLSDDRYMIFYNQKSSPNNEIKYSSYNNGAKFSVNLSNLPESINKLVFTANIDGTGTMNEIKSHSLIINYRNEPVLI
- a CDS encoding TerD family protein, encoding MNTNEINQQTLQEKFDADKSNEFNLSPGEYQGALKISRPCVINGNGSTLWAKLGPVILVKSPGVVIKNLRVEITEDASTPEEKTAIKTISPDTKLINIEVSGDIKGFPNEPDAWNLPRIIKLGSFAADKANSIAVNINAASDCEIVNNIKDTKILPEKLAKGSNKLIINISALKDNTILYGNIFIKTLVTRRIYITGRSVKGAKEFHDTPAPPAPPAKISPAFELAKRGQRFSLDSIKDGIITIEFTQDSIKKDFDLDAYIFMLRSDNKVRSDDDLIFWGSQVQNQAIKLDKTKIFISPSKVDPEIEKISVCFSIYGDNPAQNFSLSINPAVNIYANNKNFCRFEFDSLNIEKSIIALELYRYNGSWKINFVGAGWKNGLKQLCENFGLEVMNN
- a CDS encoding VWA domain-containing protein, giving the protein MSDYVRRLPVYLLLDCSGSMLGAPIEAVKQGIKTLLSELKGDPQALETAYLSVITFESTAQQVVPLTELMQFQEPNLNAGGMTALGGALNVLMDCIKNEVRKSTENQKGDWRPMVFIMTDGYPTDDNELNAAISKLKSMKTANIIACLCGDDATPDFLRKITECVVWMNQITPGAMAAFFKWVSSSIKMTSSSLSAKPGENIQLPPPPSGFTIVP